The Pseudomonas sp. IB20 region ACGGCGCAGCCCACCGGCAAACCGATGATCAGGATGGCCATGCACAGCAGGGGAAACCAGCGCAGGCCCAGGCGAGCGATAAAACGAGATGACATGAAGGTACCCATATAAAGGCGAAGCACGGGTTTTACCAGATGGCTTATGCAGGCAGGAATTAATTCGACAGCCGCGCATGGGGTTTGCTTGCAAAGTGTTACAGCGCGGCGGCCACCTGCACCCGATTGCGCCCCTGCGGCCCTCGTGCCTTGGCCAGGTACAGCGCCTGGTCGGCCTGCGAGAGCAATTGAGAGAGGTCGCCGCCCGCCTGGGAGGTGACGATGCCAATGCTCACGCCCAAGTAGCCGGGGGCCAACAGGTCCAACTGCGCGAACGTCTGGCGAATACGCTCGGCCACTTCAAACGCGCCGGCGGCATCGCTGTCGGCGAGCAGGCAGGCGAACTCTTCGCCACCGATGCGTGCGAACACGTCGGTGGACCGCAATGTCGCTTCAGCCACCCGGCTGAACGCGATCAAGGCCTGGTCGCCCATGGGGTGGCCGAAGTTGTCATTCAGGCGCTTGAAGTGGTCCAGGTCGCACAGCAGCAGGGCTGCGCCCTGGTTACGCCGAGCGCTGTCGGCCAACAGTTGCTCACCTTTGAGCATAAAGGCGCGGCGGTTGCCGATGCCGGTCAACGCATCACTGAAGGCGGCGGCTTTGAAGCGCAGTTCGGCGCGCTCCTTGACCATCGCCAGGGTGACGTAGGCAATGCCGATGGCGTACAGCATGGATTCAAACAGCATGAACGAGAAAAACGGCACGCCTTCGCTGCCCGAGGCCTGCGCGCTCTTGATCGGCAGGCCGGGGTCGGTAAAGGCACGAATGCCATAGAAACCGGTGTGCCACAGGGTCAGCACCAGGGCGGGGGCGTAGGCGACTTCCAGGCTGGCGCGCCGGCGCCATAGTTCCAGCGCCGACAACACGCCATACCCGGCCGCCAACAGCGAATACAGCGTGACCCGCGCCGACAGCGAGGCGTAGAACGGCGGCACCAGGCACATCAACAACCACAGCCCGGCACCGGCAAAGATCCCCGGCACATTGGGTTTGCGCTGCACAAAAGCGCGCATGGCGGTCCAGTTCATGGCGGCGCTGAGCAGCAGCACCACGTTGCCGATGATCAGCGCGACAAAGTCCATGCCCATACCGCGTACCACAATCAGCCCGGTGCCCAGGGAGGCGAGCAACAGCATGATGCCCAGATAGCCTAGGGTCGGTTCGCGGCCACGGCTCCAGGCATGCGCCGTCAGTAGGCCCATCAGGCAGAACACGAACACGGCCACTATCAATAGCGTCGGGATGTGCAGCATCATTTCCTTGAACCCGCAGGGAGATCCTTCTTGGGGCGCGATTGTAGCCGCAAGTGATGCGCTTGACGCTGGTATTGACGGCGCGAGATGCTCCTGCACATTTGCGCAGAGGCCTGAGCATGGACAACAGCCCCATTCGAATCACCGCTGAGGAAACCCTCTCGGACAGTTGGTACCTTCTGAAAAAGTACAGCTTCGACTTGCGCAGGCAGGACGGCAGTTGGCAAGCCCAGACGCGCGAGGTGTATGACCGGGGCAACGGTGCGACCATCCTGTTGTACAACCGTGCGCAGCGCACGGTGCTGCTGATTCGCCAGTTTCGTATGCCCACCTTCGTCAACGATTACCCGGGTTACTTGATCGAAGCCGCTGCCGGTTTGTTGGACAATGCCAGCCCTGAGGAACGTATTCGCCTGGAAGCTGAGGAAGAGACCGGGTACCGCGTTGGTTATGTGGAGAAAATCTATGCGGCGTTCATGAGCCCGGGGTCGGTGACTGAGCGGATTCACTTCTTTATCGGTGAGTATCAGGCGGAGGATCGGGTCGGTACGGGGGGTGGCTTGGAGGAAGAGGGCGAGGATATCGAAGTGCTGGAGCTGGGCTTTGAGCAGGCGCTGGCGATGGTGCAGAGCGGTGAGATTGTGGATGGTAAGACCATCATGCTGTTGCAGCACCTGGAGTTGCGTATGTTGAAAGAGGGGTGGTGAGGGGGGCACTTTTGGCAAACGCCCGGAATGCCGGCCCAGCTAAAAGTAACCAAAAGGTCTTTGCCCCACCACTCGGTGCCTCGCCTGTGTTCGGCCATCGTGGTTAACGGGGCCTGTCAGATCAAAAGCAGTGAGTGGTTGAAGCAAAAGCACGGCAGAAGCAGAACAGCATGATGCGAGTGATTTGGACTGAGTACATATCCGTTGCGGCGGTAACGGCTTCGTATGGTTTCGCTCTTGCAGCGGGTCACTTTTGGCTGGGCCGGCATTCCGGGCTCTTTTCCAAAAGTGACCCGCCGTAAGGGCGGAACCCATATCAGCCGTTACCCAAATAACGGATATGTACTCGATCAAACCCCCGTCCGACTACCGGCTATTGTCAGGAATTTCCCACAAGAGTACAAATGTACTCCATGACAACCCTGACCCCCCGCCGCACCGCCATCCTGACCTTCATTCGCGACCGTATCGCGCAACAAGGCCAGCCTCCCAGCCTCGCCGAGATCGCCGAGGCGTTCGGCTTCGCCTCGCGCAGCGTCGCCCGCAAGCACGTGGTGGCGCTCACCGAAGCCGGCTTCATCGAGGTCAACCCCAACCAGGCCCGTGGCATTCGCCTGCTTAACCAGCCGGCTCGTCCCGAATGGCTGGACGTGCCCGTGCTCGGCCGCGTCGCCGCCGGCTTGCCCATCGGCGCCGACGCCGAAGTCCACAACCGCCTGCAACTCGACCCCGCCACCTTCGCCAAAACCCCGGACTACTTGCTGCGGGTCCAGGGCGATTCAATGATCGAAGACGGCATCCTCGACGGCGACTTGGTGGGCGTGCGCCGCAGCGCCGAAGCCTTGAACGGCCAGATTGTGGTGGCGCGCCTGGACGGCGAAGTCACCATCAAACGCTTTGAACGTCACGGCGAGCATGTGCGCTTGCTGCCGCGCAACCCCGCGTATCAACCCATCGTGGTCGGGCCCGATCAGGACCTGGCCATCGAAGGGGTGTTCTGCGGCCTGGTGAGGCAAGGCTGATGGGCGCCGTCGTTGCCCTGGACTCGCTGTTCAATGGCGGCCGAGTCTGGAAGGGCCGGCCTGCCGCGCCACCGGCCAGCGTGCACCCCACCGGGCTTGCGGCGCTGGATGCGGTGCTGCCCAGCGGCGGCTGGCCGGAGGCGGCCCTGAGCGAAATCCTGATGGCCAAGGAAGGGGTCGGCGAATTGCAATTGGTGTTGCCGACCCTGGCGCGCTTATCAAAGGCTGGCGAGCGCATCGTGCTGGTCGCGCCACCTTACACGCCGTACCCGCACGCCTGGCAGAACGCCGGGGTGGATTTGCGTCAGCTCTCGGTGATCCAGGCCGAAGAGCGCGATGCCTTGTGGGCGGTCGAGCAATGCCTGCGTTCCGGCAGCTGCGGCGCGG contains the following coding sequences:
- the lexA gene encoding transcriptional repressor LexA, with protein sequence MYSMTTLTPRRTAILTFIRDRIAQQGQPPSLAEIAEAFGFASRSVARKHVVALTEAGFIEVNPNQARGIRLLNQPARPEWLDVPVLGRVAAGLPIGADAEVHNRLQLDPATFAKTPDYLLRVQGDSMIEDGILDGDLVGVRRSAEALNGQIVVARLDGEVTIKRFERHGEHVRLLPRNPAYQPIVVGPDQDLAIEGVFCGLVRQG
- a CDS encoding NUDIX domain-containing protein; translated protein: MDNSPIRITAEETLSDSWYLLKKYSFDLRRQDGSWQAQTREVYDRGNGATILLYNRAQRTVLLIRQFRMPTFVNDYPGYLIEAAAGLLDNASPEERIRLEAEEETGYRVGYVEKIYAAFMSPGSVTERIHFFIGEYQAEDRVGTGGGLEEEGEDIEVLELGFEQALAMVQSGEIVDGKTIMLLQHLELRMLKEGW
- the imuA gene encoding translesion DNA synthesis-associated protein ImuA — encoded protein: MGAVVALDSLFNGGRVWKGRPAAPPASVHPTGLAALDAVLPSGGWPEAALSEILMAKEGVGELQLVLPTLARLSKAGERIVLVAPPYTPYPHAWQNAGVDLRQLSVIQAEERDALWAVEQCLRSGSCGAVLCWPRKADDRALRRLQVAAETGQTLAFAWRSLQEAVNASPAALRLAVEAKPAQVRVLKCRGGLAHPAPIALAGH
- a CDS encoding GGDEF domain-containing protein encodes the protein MMLHIPTLLIVAVFVFCLMGLLTAHAWSRGREPTLGYLGIMLLLASLGTGLIVVRGMGMDFVALIIGNVVLLLSAAMNWTAMRAFVQRKPNVPGIFAGAGLWLLMCLVPPFYASLSARVTLYSLLAAGYGVLSALELWRRRASLEVAYAPALVLTLWHTGFYGIRAFTDPGLPIKSAQASGSEGVPFFSFMLFESMLYAIGIAYVTLAMVKERAELRFKAAAFSDALTGIGNRRAFMLKGEQLLADSARRNQGAALLLCDLDHFKRLNDNFGHPMGDQALIAFSRVAEATLRSTDVFARIGGEEFACLLADSDAAGAFEVAERIRQTFAQLDLLAPGYLGVSIGIVTSQAGGDLSQLLSQADQALYLAKARGPQGRNRVQVAAAL